AAAGCCCGTCTAAATCGGCATGTAAAAAGTAAAGCTTGCGCAGCTTTTCAACTAGGGTTAATTCTTTTTGAACATGAATGATTGAAAGCACTTCATGTTTAAGACCATCTTTTTGAAAGGTTAAGCTCATTTGAATTAGCCTTTCTTTTGAGTGAAAGTAGTTATAAAAAGTCGCTTTTGGGATTTTTGCCGACTCAACAATTCGGTCTACCCCAACATTGTGAAAGCCGTATTTATTAAAAAGATAGCGGGAAGTGTGTAGTACGCTTAAAGCACGAAACGGAAGATCTGAATGTGGCATAGTTTTACCGTTATAAAAAATTATTGTTGTATATAAATGAGATATAAAAAACCGCTGCCGTTTTGGGAGAAAAAAAGGCATAGCAAAGCCTATAAAGACTGTGCTTGGCACATCTCAAGTTTTATTGTTGATTAAGTTTTTTGGTTAAGACGAATTAAAGTCTGAAAAGCTTATTAGCTATCAAACTGCTTTAAATGTTTAAGTTGTGTCGTTATAACTTTTGGCAAA
This genomic stretch from Acinetobacter oleivorans DR1 harbors:
- a CDS encoding TetR/AcrR family transcriptional regulator, with translation MPHSDLPFRALSVLHTSRYLFNKYGFHNVGVDRIVESAKIPKATFYNYFHSKERLIQMSLTFQKDGLKHEVLSIIHVQKELTLVEKLRKLYFLHADLDGLYHLPFKAIFEIAKTHPKAYQVVVDYRNWFINEIHKLLLTTNENASKQDAHMFLFVIDGAIVQLLDPNKPDERKRLLEYFLLGFG